One window of the Hippocampus zosterae strain Florida chromosome 8, ASM2543408v3, whole genome shotgun sequence genome contains the following:
- the tp63 gene encoding tumor protein 63 isoform X3, whose product MNSPYATVQCYPDFTFHRLRERRDSPFFAASSHGQVTPTAEIFNQDVFNQLFDMLDHSSIHSLFGESPPHVSAGNTIQISMDCITMHEPDDAPASQYTNLGLLNSMEQNIQNGGSTSTSPYNTDHAQNGVTAPSPYAQPSSTFDALSPSPAIPSNTDYAGPHTFDVSFQQSSTAKSATWTYSTELKKLYCQIAKTCPIQIKVLTTPPQGAVIRAMPVYKKAEHVTEVVKRCPNHELSREFNDGQIAPPSHLIRVEGNSHAQYVEDSITGRQSVLVPYEPPQVGTEFTTILYNFMCNSSCVGGMNRRPILIIVTLETRDGQVLGRRCFEARICACPGRDRKADEDSIRKQHITDATKSSEAFRQVSHGIQMSAIKKRRSTDEEVFCLPIKGREIYDILVKIKESLELMQFLPQHTIESYRQQQQNLLQKQTSMAPQPAYGSSSPPHGKVNKLPSVSQLINPQQRNTLTPSGMSSGLTDMTPMMGTHIPMSADMSSLSPTHALQPQLPLVPSSHCTPPPPYPMDSSISSFLIRLGCAGCLDYFTAQGLSNIYQIENYNMEDLSRLKIPAEYQHAIWKGILEHRQAMDFSPPPHIVRTTSGASAVSSSEARGERVIDAVRFTLRQTISFPQRDDWSDFSFDLDSRRNKQQRIKEEGE is encoded by the exons ATGAATTCGCCCTACGCGACTGTGCAGTGCTACCCTGATTTTACCTTTCACCG ACTCCGAGAGCGAAGGGACAGCCCCTTCTTTGCCGCCTCGTCCCACGGTCAAGTCACGCCCACCGCTGAGATTTTCAACCAGGACGTCTTCAACCAGCTCTTTGACATGCTGGACCA CTCCTCAATACATTCACTATTTGGCGAGAGTCCGCCTCACGTCTCGGCGGGGAACACCATCCAGATCAGCATGGACTGCATCACCATGCACGAACCTGACGACGCGCCAGCG TCTCAGTACACCAACCTGGGCCTGTTGAACAGCATGGAGCAGAACATCCAGAACGGAGGCTCCACGTCCACCAGCCCGTACAACACGGATCACGCCCAGAACGGCGTCACGGCGCCGTCACCCTACGCCCAGCCCAGCTCCACCTTTGACGCCCTGTCGCCGTCGCCCGCCATTCCGTCCAACACCGACTACGCCGGCCCGCACACCTTCGACGTGTCCTTCCAGCAGTCCAGCACGGCCAAGTCGGCAACCTGGACG TACTCCACGGAACTGAAGAAACTGTACTGCCAGATCGCCAAGACGTGTCCCATCCAGATCAAAGTTCTGACCACCCCACCGCAGGGCGCCGTCATCCGCGCCATGCCCGTCTACAAGAAGGCGGAACACGTGACCGAGGTGGTCAAGCGATGCCCCAACCACGAGCTCAGCCGCGAGTTCAACGACG GTCAGATTGCACCTCCGAGTCACCTGATCCGCGTCGAGGGTAATAGCCACGCCCAGTATGTGGAGGATTCCATCACCGGGAGGCAGAGCGTACTGGTGCCCTACGAGCCGCCTCAG GTGGGTACGGAATTCACCACCATCTTGTACAACTTCATGTGCAACTCCAGCTGCGTGGGCGGCATGAACCGGCGACCAATTCTCATCATCGTCACGCTGGAGACCAGAGA cgGCCAGGTTCTGGGCCGCCGCTGTTTCGAGGCACGCATCTGCGCCTGTCCGGGCCGCGACCGCAAGGCGGACGAGGACAGCATACGCAAGCAGCACATCACGGACGCCACAAAGAGCAGTGAGG CCTTCCGCCAGGTGTCTCACGGCATCCAAATGTCGGCCATCAAGAAGAGAAGATCTACGGACGAGGAGGTGTTTTGTTTGCCC ATAAAAGGACGCGAAATCTACGACATTCTGGTGAAGATTAAAGAGTCCCTGGAGCTGATGCAGTTTTTGCCACAGCATACGATCGAGTCGTAccgacagcagcagcagaaccTCCTACAGAAACA GACGTCAATGGCGCCTCAGCCGGCGTACGGCTCTAGCTCGCCCCCTCATGGCAAAGTCAACAAGCTTCCGTCGGTCAGCCAGCTCATCAACCCGCAGCAGCGCAACACACTCACCCCATCCGGCATGTCCTCCGGCCTCACCGACA TGACTCCCATGATGGGCACTCACATCCCAATGAGCGCTGACATGAGTTCACTGAGCCCCACTCACGCCCTGCAGCCCCAGCTGCCCCTGGTGCCCTCCTCGCACTGTACGCCCCCTCCTCCGTACCCTATGGACAGCAGCATCTCCAG CTTCCTCATTCGTCTGGGCTGCGCAGGCTGCTTGGATTACTTCACAGCACAGGGTCTAAGCAACATCTACCAGATTGAGAACTATAACATGGAG GACCTGTCGCGGCTCAAGATCCCCGCCGAGTACCAGCACGCCATCTGGAAGGGCATCCTTGAGCACCGGCAGGCCATGGActtctcccccccgccccacatcgTGCGCACCACCAGCGGGGCGTCCGCCGTCAGCTCGTCCGAGGCGCGCGGCGAGCGCGTCATCGACGCCGTGCGCTTCACGCTGCGCCAGACCATCTCCTTCCCGCAACGCGACGACTGGTCCGACTTTTCCTTCGACCTGGATTCGCGCCGCAACAAGCAGCAGCGCATCAAGGAGGAGGGAGAGTAG
- the tp63 gene encoding tumor protein 63 isoform X6 produces MNSPYATVQCYPDFTFHRLRERRDSPFFAASSHGQVTPTAEIFNQDVFNQLFDMLDHSSIHSLFGESPPHVSAGNTIQISMDCITMHEPDDAPASQYTNLGLLNSMEQNIQNGGSTSTSPYNTDHAQNGVTAPSPYAQPSSTFDALSPSPAIPSNTDYAGPHTFDVSFQQSSTAKSATWTYSTELKKLYCQIAKTCPIQIKVLTTPPQGAVIRAMPVYKKAEHVTEVVKRCPNHELSREFNDGQIAPPSHLIRVEGNSHAQYVEDSITGRQSVLVPYEPPQVGTEFTTILYNFMCNSSCVGGMNRRPILIIVTLETRDGQVLGRRCFEARICACPGRDRKADEDSIRKQHITDATKSSEGTKRPFRQVSHGIQMSAIKKRRSTDEEVFCLPIKGREIYDILVKIKESLELMQFLPQHTIESYRQQQQNLLQKQTSMAPQPAYGSSSPPHGKVNKLPSVSQLINPQQRNTLTPSGMSSGLTDTSSFVWAAQAAWITSQHRV; encoded by the exons ATGAATTCGCCCTACGCGACTGTGCAGTGCTACCCTGATTTTACCTTTCACCG ACTCCGAGAGCGAAGGGACAGCCCCTTCTTTGCCGCCTCGTCCCACGGTCAAGTCACGCCCACCGCTGAGATTTTCAACCAGGACGTCTTCAACCAGCTCTTTGACATGCTGGACCA CTCCTCAATACATTCACTATTTGGCGAGAGTCCGCCTCACGTCTCGGCGGGGAACACCATCCAGATCAGCATGGACTGCATCACCATGCACGAACCTGACGACGCGCCAGCG TCTCAGTACACCAACCTGGGCCTGTTGAACAGCATGGAGCAGAACATCCAGAACGGAGGCTCCACGTCCACCAGCCCGTACAACACGGATCACGCCCAGAACGGCGTCACGGCGCCGTCACCCTACGCCCAGCCCAGCTCCACCTTTGACGCCCTGTCGCCGTCGCCCGCCATTCCGTCCAACACCGACTACGCCGGCCCGCACACCTTCGACGTGTCCTTCCAGCAGTCCAGCACGGCCAAGTCGGCAACCTGGACG TACTCCACGGAACTGAAGAAACTGTACTGCCAGATCGCCAAGACGTGTCCCATCCAGATCAAAGTTCTGACCACCCCACCGCAGGGCGCCGTCATCCGCGCCATGCCCGTCTACAAGAAGGCGGAACACGTGACCGAGGTGGTCAAGCGATGCCCCAACCACGAGCTCAGCCGCGAGTTCAACGACG GTCAGATTGCACCTCCGAGTCACCTGATCCGCGTCGAGGGTAATAGCCACGCCCAGTATGTGGAGGATTCCATCACCGGGAGGCAGAGCGTACTGGTGCCCTACGAGCCGCCTCAG GTGGGTACGGAATTCACCACCATCTTGTACAACTTCATGTGCAACTCCAGCTGCGTGGGCGGCATGAACCGGCGACCAATTCTCATCATCGTCACGCTGGAGACCAGAGA cgGCCAGGTTCTGGGCCGCCGCTGTTTCGAGGCACGCATCTGCGCCTGTCCGGGCCGCGACCGCAAGGCGGACGAGGACAGCATACGCAAGCAGCACATCACGGACGCCACAAAGAGCAGTGAGGGTACGAAGCGCC CCTTCCGCCAGGTGTCTCACGGCATCCAAATGTCGGCCATCAAGAAGAGAAGATCTACGGACGAGGAGGTGTTTTGTTTGCCC ATAAAAGGACGCGAAATCTACGACATTCTGGTGAAGATTAAAGAGTCCCTGGAGCTGATGCAGTTTTTGCCACAGCATACGATCGAGTCGTAccgacagcagcagcagaaccTCCTACAGAAACA GACGTCAATGGCGCCTCAGCCGGCGTACGGCTCTAGCTCGCCCCCTCATGGCAAAGTCAACAAGCTTCCGTCGGTCAGCCAGCTCATCAACCCGCAGCAGCGCAACACACTCACCCCATCCGGCATGTCCTCCGGCCTCACCGACA CTTCCTCATTCGTCTGGGCTGCGCAGGCTGCTTGGATTACTTCACAGCACAGGGTCTAA
- the tp63 gene encoding tumor protein 63 isoform X7: MNSPYATVQCYPDFTFHRLRERRDSPFFAASSHGQVTPTAEIFNQDVFNQLFDMLDHSSIHSLFGESPPHVSAGNTIQISMDCITMHEPDDAPASQYTNLGLLNSMEQNIQNGGSTSTSPYNTDHAQNGVTAPSPYAQPSSTFDALSPSPAIPSNTDYAGPHTFDVSFQQSSTAKSATWTYSTELKKLYCQIAKTCPIQIKVLTTPPQGAVIRAMPVYKKAEHVTEVVKRCPNHELSREFNDGQIAPPSHLIRVEGNSHAQYVEDSITGRQSVLVPYEPPQVGTEFTTILYNFMCNSSCVGGMNRRPILIIVTLETRDGQVLGRRCFEARICACPGRDRKADEDSIRKQHITDATKSSEGTKRPFRQVSHGIQMSAIKKRRSTDEEVFCLPIKGREIYDILVKIKESLELMQFLPQHTIESYRQQQQNLLQKHVIKTRLGSQLLDPAGDARWRCTSP; encoded by the exons ATGAATTCGCCCTACGCGACTGTGCAGTGCTACCCTGATTTTACCTTTCACCG ACTCCGAGAGCGAAGGGACAGCCCCTTCTTTGCCGCCTCGTCCCACGGTCAAGTCACGCCCACCGCTGAGATTTTCAACCAGGACGTCTTCAACCAGCTCTTTGACATGCTGGACCA CTCCTCAATACATTCACTATTTGGCGAGAGTCCGCCTCACGTCTCGGCGGGGAACACCATCCAGATCAGCATGGACTGCATCACCATGCACGAACCTGACGACGCGCCAGCG TCTCAGTACACCAACCTGGGCCTGTTGAACAGCATGGAGCAGAACATCCAGAACGGAGGCTCCACGTCCACCAGCCCGTACAACACGGATCACGCCCAGAACGGCGTCACGGCGCCGTCACCCTACGCCCAGCCCAGCTCCACCTTTGACGCCCTGTCGCCGTCGCCCGCCATTCCGTCCAACACCGACTACGCCGGCCCGCACACCTTCGACGTGTCCTTCCAGCAGTCCAGCACGGCCAAGTCGGCAACCTGGACG TACTCCACGGAACTGAAGAAACTGTACTGCCAGATCGCCAAGACGTGTCCCATCCAGATCAAAGTTCTGACCACCCCACCGCAGGGCGCCGTCATCCGCGCCATGCCCGTCTACAAGAAGGCGGAACACGTGACCGAGGTGGTCAAGCGATGCCCCAACCACGAGCTCAGCCGCGAGTTCAACGACG GTCAGATTGCACCTCCGAGTCACCTGATCCGCGTCGAGGGTAATAGCCACGCCCAGTATGTGGAGGATTCCATCACCGGGAGGCAGAGCGTACTGGTGCCCTACGAGCCGCCTCAG GTGGGTACGGAATTCACCACCATCTTGTACAACTTCATGTGCAACTCCAGCTGCGTGGGCGGCATGAACCGGCGACCAATTCTCATCATCGTCACGCTGGAGACCAGAGA cgGCCAGGTTCTGGGCCGCCGCTGTTTCGAGGCACGCATCTGCGCCTGTCCGGGCCGCGACCGCAAGGCGGACGAGGACAGCATACGCAAGCAGCACATCACGGACGCCACAAAGAGCAGTGAGGGTACGAAGCGCC CCTTCCGCCAGGTGTCTCACGGCATCCAAATGTCGGCCATCAAGAAGAGAAGATCTACGGACGAGGAGGTGTTTTGTTTGCCC ATAAAAGGACGCGAAATCTACGACATTCTGGTGAAGATTAAAGAGTCCCTGGAGCTGATGCAGTTTTTGCCACAGCATACGATCGAGTCGTAccgacagcagcagcagaaccTCCTACAGAAACA TGTGATCAAAACGCGTCTCGGCAGTCAGCTGCTGGATCCTGCCGGGGACGCCAGGTGGCGCTGCACCTCCCCTTGA
- the tp63 gene encoding tumor protein 63 isoform X4, giving the protein MLYLETGTSTPYSESQYTNLGLLNSMEQNIQNGGSTSTSPYNTDHAQNGVTAPSPYAQPSSTFDALSPSPAIPSNTDYAGPHTFDVSFQQSSTAKSATWTYSTELKKLYCQIAKTCPIQIKVLTTPPQGAVIRAMPVYKKAEHVTEVVKRCPNHELSREFNDGQIAPPSHLIRVEGNSHAQYVEDSITGRQSVLVPYEPPQVGTEFTTILYNFMCNSSCVGGMNRRPILIIVTLETRDGQVLGRRCFEARICACPGRDRKADEDSIRKQHITDATKSSEGTKRPFRQVSHGIQMSAIKKRRSTDEEVFCLPIKGREIYDILVKIKESLELMQFLPQHTIESYRQQQQNLLQKQTSMAPQPAYGSSSPPHGKVNKLPSVSQLINPQQRNTLTPSGMSSGLTDMTPMMGTHIPMSADMSSLSPTHALQPQLPLVPSSHCTPPPPYPMDSSISSFLIRLGCAGCLDYFTAQGLSNIYQIENYNMEDLSRLKIPAEYQHAIWKGILEHRQAMDFSPPPHIVRTTSGASAVSSSEARGERVIDAVRFTLRQTISFPQRDDWSDFSFDLDSRRNKQQRIKEEGE; this is encoded by the exons ATGTTGTACCTGGAGACGGGCACCAGTACGCCCTACAGCGAG TCTCAGTACACCAACCTGGGCCTGTTGAACAGCATGGAGCAGAACATCCAGAACGGAGGCTCCACGTCCACCAGCCCGTACAACACGGATCACGCCCAGAACGGCGTCACGGCGCCGTCACCCTACGCCCAGCCCAGCTCCACCTTTGACGCCCTGTCGCCGTCGCCCGCCATTCCGTCCAACACCGACTACGCCGGCCCGCACACCTTCGACGTGTCCTTCCAGCAGTCCAGCACGGCCAAGTCGGCAACCTGGACG TACTCCACGGAACTGAAGAAACTGTACTGCCAGATCGCCAAGACGTGTCCCATCCAGATCAAAGTTCTGACCACCCCACCGCAGGGCGCCGTCATCCGCGCCATGCCCGTCTACAAGAAGGCGGAACACGTGACCGAGGTGGTCAAGCGATGCCCCAACCACGAGCTCAGCCGCGAGTTCAACGACG GTCAGATTGCACCTCCGAGTCACCTGATCCGCGTCGAGGGTAATAGCCACGCCCAGTATGTGGAGGATTCCATCACCGGGAGGCAGAGCGTACTGGTGCCCTACGAGCCGCCTCAG GTGGGTACGGAATTCACCACCATCTTGTACAACTTCATGTGCAACTCCAGCTGCGTGGGCGGCATGAACCGGCGACCAATTCTCATCATCGTCACGCTGGAGACCAGAGA cgGCCAGGTTCTGGGCCGCCGCTGTTTCGAGGCACGCATCTGCGCCTGTCCGGGCCGCGACCGCAAGGCGGACGAGGACAGCATACGCAAGCAGCACATCACGGACGCCACAAAGAGCAGTGAGGGTACGAAGCGCC CCTTCCGCCAGGTGTCTCACGGCATCCAAATGTCGGCCATCAAGAAGAGAAGATCTACGGACGAGGAGGTGTTTTGTTTGCCC ATAAAAGGACGCGAAATCTACGACATTCTGGTGAAGATTAAAGAGTCCCTGGAGCTGATGCAGTTTTTGCCACAGCATACGATCGAGTCGTAccgacagcagcagcagaaccTCCTACAGAAACA GACGTCAATGGCGCCTCAGCCGGCGTACGGCTCTAGCTCGCCCCCTCATGGCAAAGTCAACAAGCTTCCGTCGGTCAGCCAGCTCATCAACCCGCAGCAGCGCAACACACTCACCCCATCCGGCATGTCCTCCGGCCTCACCGACA TGACTCCCATGATGGGCACTCACATCCCAATGAGCGCTGACATGAGTTCACTGAGCCCCACTCACGCCCTGCAGCCCCAGCTGCCCCTGGTGCCCTCCTCGCACTGTACGCCCCCTCCTCCGTACCCTATGGACAGCAGCATCTCCAG CTTCCTCATTCGTCTGGGCTGCGCAGGCTGCTTGGATTACTTCACAGCACAGGGTCTAAGCAACATCTACCAGATTGAGAACTATAACATGGAG GACCTGTCGCGGCTCAAGATCCCCGCCGAGTACCAGCACGCCATCTGGAAGGGCATCCTTGAGCACCGGCAGGCCATGGActtctcccccccgccccacatcgTGCGCACCACCAGCGGGGCGTCCGCCGTCAGCTCGTCCGAGGCGCGCGGCGAGCGCGTCATCGACGCCGTGCGCTTCACGCTGCGCCAGACCATCTCCTTCCCGCAACGCGACGACTGGTCCGACTTTTCCTTCGACCTGGATTCGCGCCGCAACAAGCAGCAGCGCATCAAGGAGGAGGGAGAGTAG
- the tp63 gene encoding tumor protein 63 isoform X1: MNSPYATVQCYPDFTFHRLRERRDSPFFAASSHGQVTPTAEIFNQDVFNQLFDMLDHSSIHSLFGESPPHVSAGNTIQISMDCITMHEPDDAPASQYTNLGLLNSMEQNIQNGGSTSTSPYNTDHAQNGVTAPSPYAQPSSTFDALSPSPAIPSNTDYAGPHTFDVSFQQSSTAKSATWTYSTELKKLYCQIAKTCPIQIKVLTTPPQGAVIRAMPVYKKAEHVTEVVKRCPNHELSREFNDGQIAPPSHLIRVEGNSHAQYVEDSITGRQSVLVPYEPPQVGTEFTTILYNFMCNSSCVGGMNRRPILIIVTLETRDGQVLGRRCFEARICACPGRDRKADEDSIRKQHITDATKSSEGTKRPFRQVSHGIQMSAIKKRRSTDEEVFCLPIKGREIYDILVKIKESLELMQFLPQHTIESYRQQQQNLLQKQTSMAPQPAYGSSSPPHGKVNKLPSVSQLINPQQRNTLTPSGMSSGLTDMTPMMGTHIPMSADMSSLSPTHALQPQLPLVPSSHCTPPPPYPMDSSISSFLIRLGCAGCLDYFTAQGLSNIYQIENYNMEDLSRLKIPAEYQHAIWKGILEHRQAMDFSPPPHIVRTTSGASAVSSSEARGERVIDAVRFTLRQTISFPQRDDWSDFSFDLDSRRNKQQRIKEEGE, encoded by the exons ATGAATTCGCCCTACGCGACTGTGCAGTGCTACCCTGATTTTACCTTTCACCG ACTCCGAGAGCGAAGGGACAGCCCCTTCTTTGCCGCCTCGTCCCACGGTCAAGTCACGCCCACCGCTGAGATTTTCAACCAGGACGTCTTCAACCAGCTCTTTGACATGCTGGACCA CTCCTCAATACATTCACTATTTGGCGAGAGTCCGCCTCACGTCTCGGCGGGGAACACCATCCAGATCAGCATGGACTGCATCACCATGCACGAACCTGACGACGCGCCAGCG TCTCAGTACACCAACCTGGGCCTGTTGAACAGCATGGAGCAGAACATCCAGAACGGAGGCTCCACGTCCACCAGCCCGTACAACACGGATCACGCCCAGAACGGCGTCACGGCGCCGTCACCCTACGCCCAGCCCAGCTCCACCTTTGACGCCCTGTCGCCGTCGCCCGCCATTCCGTCCAACACCGACTACGCCGGCCCGCACACCTTCGACGTGTCCTTCCAGCAGTCCAGCACGGCCAAGTCGGCAACCTGGACG TACTCCACGGAACTGAAGAAACTGTACTGCCAGATCGCCAAGACGTGTCCCATCCAGATCAAAGTTCTGACCACCCCACCGCAGGGCGCCGTCATCCGCGCCATGCCCGTCTACAAGAAGGCGGAACACGTGACCGAGGTGGTCAAGCGATGCCCCAACCACGAGCTCAGCCGCGAGTTCAACGACG GTCAGATTGCACCTCCGAGTCACCTGATCCGCGTCGAGGGTAATAGCCACGCCCAGTATGTGGAGGATTCCATCACCGGGAGGCAGAGCGTACTGGTGCCCTACGAGCCGCCTCAG GTGGGTACGGAATTCACCACCATCTTGTACAACTTCATGTGCAACTCCAGCTGCGTGGGCGGCATGAACCGGCGACCAATTCTCATCATCGTCACGCTGGAGACCAGAGA cgGCCAGGTTCTGGGCCGCCGCTGTTTCGAGGCACGCATCTGCGCCTGTCCGGGCCGCGACCGCAAGGCGGACGAGGACAGCATACGCAAGCAGCACATCACGGACGCCACAAAGAGCAGTGAGGGTACGAAGCGCC CCTTCCGCCAGGTGTCTCACGGCATCCAAATGTCGGCCATCAAGAAGAGAAGATCTACGGACGAGGAGGTGTTTTGTTTGCCC ATAAAAGGACGCGAAATCTACGACATTCTGGTGAAGATTAAAGAGTCCCTGGAGCTGATGCAGTTTTTGCCACAGCATACGATCGAGTCGTAccgacagcagcagcagaaccTCCTACAGAAACA GACGTCAATGGCGCCTCAGCCGGCGTACGGCTCTAGCTCGCCCCCTCATGGCAAAGTCAACAAGCTTCCGTCGGTCAGCCAGCTCATCAACCCGCAGCAGCGCAACACACTCACCCCATCCGGCATGTCCTCCGGCCTCACCGACA TGACTCCCATGATGGGCACTCACATCCCAATGAGCGCTGACATGAGTTCACTGAGCCCCACTCACGCCCTGCAGCCCCAGCTGCCCCTGGTGCCCTCCTCGCACTGTACGCCCCCTCCTCCGTACCCTATGGACAGCAGCATCTCCAG CTTCCTCATTCGTCTGGGCTGCGCAGGCTGCTTGGATTACTTCACAGCACAGGGTCTAAGCAACATCTACCAGATTGAGAACTATAACATGGAG GACCTGTCGCGGCTCAAGATCCCCGCCGAGTACCAGCACGCCATCTGGAAGGGCATCCTTGAGCACCGGCAGGCCATGGActtctcccccccgccccacatcgTGCGCACCACCAGCGGGGCGTCCGCCGTCAGCTCGTCCGAGGCGCGCGGCGAGCGCGTCATCGACGCCGTGCGCTTCACGCTGCGCCAGACCATCTCCTTCCCGCAACGCGACGACTGGTCCGACTTTTCCTTCGACCTGGATTCGCGCCGCAACAAGCAGCAGCGCATCAAGGAGGAGGGAGAGTAG
- the tp63 gene encoding tumor protein 63 isoform X2, with translation MSLSSSCSSTRQSNRLRERRDSPFFAASSHGQVTPTAEIFNQDVFNQLFDMLDHSSIHSLFGESPPHVSAGNTIQISMDCITMHEPDDAPASQYTNLGLLNSMEQNIQNGGSTSTSPYNTDHAQNGVTAPSPYAQPSSTFDALSPSPAIPSNTDYAGPHTFDVSFQQSSTAKSATWTYSTELKKLYCQIAKTCPIQIKVLTTPPQGAVIRAMPVYKKAEHVTEVVKRCPNHELSREFNDGQIAPPSHLIRVEGNSHAQYVEDSITGRQSVLVPYEPPQVGTEFTTILYNFMCNSSCVGGMNRRPILIIVTLETRDGQVLGRRCFEARICACPGRDRKADEDSIRKQHITDATKSSEGTKRPFRQVSHGIQMSAIKKRRSTDEEVFCLPIKGREIYDILVKIKESLELMQFLPQHTIESYRQQQQNLLQKQTSMAPQPAYGSSSPPHGKVNKLPSVSQLINPQQRNTLTPSGMSSGLTDMTPMMGTHIPMSADMSSLSPTHALQPQLPLVPSSHCTPPPPYPMDSSISSFLIRLGCAGCLDYFTAQGLSNIYQIENYNMEDLSRLKIPAEYQHAIWKGILEHRQAMDFSPPPHIVRTTSGASAVSSSEARGERVIDAVRFTLRQTISFPQRDDWSDFSFDLDSRRNKQQRIKEEGE, from the exons ACTCCGAGAGCGAAGGGACAGCCCCTTCTTTGCCGCCTCGTCCCACGGTCAAGTCACGCCCACCGCTGAGATTTTCAACCAGGACGTCTTCAACCAGCTCTTTGACATGCTGGACCA CTCCTCAATACATTCACTATTTGGCGAGAGTCCGCCTCACGTCTCGGCGGGGAACACCATCCAGATCAGCATGGACTGCATCACCATGCACGAACCTGACGACGCGCCAGCG TCTCAGTACACCAACCTGGGCCTGTTGAACAGCATGGAGCAGAACATCCAGAACGGAGGCTCCACGTCCACCAGCCCGTACAACACGGATCACGCCCAGAACGGCGTCACGGCGCCGTCACCCTACGCCCAGCCCAGCTCCACCTTTGACGCCCTGTCGCCGTCGCCCGCCATTCCGTCCAACACCGACTACGCCGGCCCGCACACCTTCGACGTGTCCTTCCAGCAGTCCAGCACGGCCAAGTCGGCAACCTGGACG TACTCCACGGAACTGAAGAAACTGTACTGCCAGATCGCCAAGACGTGTCCCATCCAGATCAAAGTTCTGACCACCCCACCGCAGGGCGCCGTCATCCGCGCCATGCCCGTCTACAAGAAGGCGGAACACGTGACCGAGGTGGTCAAGCGATGCCCCAACCACGAGCTCAGCCGCGAGTTCAACGACG GTCAGATTGCACCTCCGAGTCACCTGATCCGCGTCGAGGGTAATAGCCACGCCCAGTATGTGGAGGATTCCATCACCGGGAGGCAGAGCGTACTGGTGCCCTACGAGCCGCCTCAG GTGGGTACGGAATTCACCACCATCTTGTACAACTTCATGTGCAACTCCAGCTGCGTGGGCGGCATGAACCGGCGACCAATTCTCATCATCGTCACGCTGGAGACCAGAGA cgGCCAGGTTCTGGGCCGCCGCTGTTTCGAGGCACGCATCTGCGCCTGTCCGGGCCGCGACCGCAAGGCGGACGAGGACAGCATACGCAAGCAGCACATCACGGACGCCACAAAGAGCAGTGAGGGTACGAAGCGCC CCTTCCGCCAGGTGTCTCACGGCATCCAAATGTCGGCCATCAAGAAGAGAAGATCTACGGACGAGGAGGTGTTTTGTTTGCCC ATAAAAGGACGCGAAATCTACGACATTCTGGTGAAGATTAAAGAGTCCCTGGAGCTGATGCAGTTTTTGCCACAGCATACGATCGAGTCGTAccgacagcagcagcagaaccTCCTACAGAAACA GACGTCAATGGCGCCTCAGCCGGCGTACGGCTCTAGCTCGCCCCCTCATGGCAAAGTCAACAAGCTTCCGTCGGTCAGCCAGCTCATCAACCCGCAGCAGCGCAACACACTCACCCCATCCGGCATGTCCTCCGGCCTCACCGACA TGACTCCCATGATGGGCACTCACATCCCAATGAGCGCTGACATGAGTTCACTGAGCCCCACTCACGCCCTGCAGCCCCAGCTGCCCCTGGTGCCCTCCTCGCACTGTACGCCCCCTCCTCCGTACCCTATGGACAGCAGCATCTCCAG CTTCCTCATTCGTCTGGGCTGCGCAGGCTGCTTGGATTACTTCACAGCACAGGGTCTAAGCAACATCTACCAGATTGAGAACTATAACATGGAG GACCTGTCGCGGCTCAAGATCCCCGCCGAGTACCAGCACGCCATCTGGAAGGGCATCCTTGAGCACCGGCAGGCCATGGActtctcccccccgccccacatcgTGCGCACCACCAGCGGGGCGTCCGCCGTCAGCTCGTCCGAGGCGCGCGGCGAGCGCGTCATCGACGCCGTGCGCTTCACGCTGCGCCAGACCATCTCCTTCCCGCAACGCGACGACTGGTCCGACTTTTCCTTCGACCTGGATTCGCGCCGCAACAAGCAGCAGCGCATCAAGGAGGAGGGAGAGTAG